A portion of the Streptomyces erythrochromogenes genome contains these proteins:
- a CDS encoding ABC transporter permease subunit — protein sequence MGDLLVFVLSGLVSGALYALLATGLVLSYSASGLFNFAHGATAYLCALTFYELHSGLGWPAVPAALLVVLVLAPGLGWGLDRLMFRRLARVGETAQIVATIGLLVALPAAGLWAVELLADAGAPVKPAENQFGLPGVGPSPAKSWQLTDGVGIDSDQLITWVVTALVAVALWVLMRHTRIGLRLRAAVDNRSLTELRGISADRLSSVAWMIASALAGLAGVLATPLLGLSAHDFTLFLFVSATAAVIGRFASVPLAFAGGLGLGVLQNLVAGYASFAESVTGFRTAVPFLILFGGLLVLTRRARAAGVAAVDAPPVDHLAGASWGRRWGLWAAGAGLLCIAFYTVTTPFWSGLLAQGLAIALVFMSFTVVTGLGAMVSLAQGTFVTGAALVAGLLMSRGWPFVAALAVGTCAAALLGALVALPALRLGGRSLALATLALAFLADQVLFQLRWLRNGDTGWSIPRPVFGPVDLSDDRALGVALVVLVALVAAGLSALRNSPSGRAMLAVRSAPAAAAASGVSVLRTKLLLFTLSAGLAGFGGVLYASYNTRITATDFTAMTGLVWLAVVVAAGVRRPQYAVVAGLVYAVAPRLLSDYVTESAHLPVILFGLAGLALANDPDGYCAAVPVRLAKRRAVGPAGGSSPTPPLPEPGLRPRPRSSNAGGAERTASPAFEARGVGGGAPDGSGRSPVSGRGGVGEGPAGAAPALALRGVTAGYDGGLVLHGVGLDVRKGEILALLGPNGAGKSTACRVAAGSLPVSGGAVYVSGRDATRDGAVRRARAGVLLAPEGRGIFPALTIEENLALYLKEADARATVYARFPRLAQRRGIPAGALSGGEQQMLALAPLLQRPPAVLIADEPSLGLAPRVVEEVYALLTELRDAGTALLLVEEKAAGILGVADTVAYLSQGRVSWCGPRAEVEADRLTEAYLGRGT from the coding sequence ATGGGGGATCTGCTCGTCTTCGTCCTGAGCGGTCTGGTCTCCGGCGCCCTGTACGCGCTGCTCGCCACCGGGCTGGTGCTCTCGTACTCGGCGTCCGGGCTGTTCAACTTCGCGCACGGGGCCACCGCCTACCTGTGCGCGCTCACCTTCTACGAACTGCACTCGGGGCTGGGCTGGCCGGCGGTCCCGGCGGCGCTGCTGGTGGTGCTCGTCCTCGCCCCCGGTCTGGGCTGGGGGCTGGACCGGCTGATGTTCCGGCGGCTCGCACGGGTCGGTGAGACGGCGCAGATCGTCGCGACCATCGGACTGCTGGTGGCGCTGCCGGCCGCCGGGCTGTGGGCGGTCGAACTGCTGGCGGACGCGGGCGCCCCGGTGAAACCGGCGGAGAACCAGTTCGGGCTGCCGGGCGTGGGGCCGAGCCCGGCGAAGTCCTGGCAGCTCACGGACGGCGTCGGCATCGACTCCGACCAGCTGATCACCTGGGTGGTCACCGCGCTGGTGGCGGTGGCCCTGTGGGTGCTGATGCGGCACACGCGGATCGGGCTGCGGCTGCGGGCGGCCGTCGACAACCGCTCGCTGACCGAGCTGCGCGGGATCAGCGCCGACCGGCTGTCGTCGGTGGCCTGGATGATCGCTTCGGCACTGGCCGGGCTGGCGGGCGTCCTGGCGACCCCGCTGCTGGGGCTGTCGGCCCACGACTTCACGCTGTTCCTGTTCGTCTCGGCCACGGCCGCGGTCATCGGACGGTTCGCGTCCGTACCGCTCGCCTTCGCCGGCGGGCTGGGGCTGGGGGTCCTGCAGAACCTGGTGGCGGGGTACGCGTCCTTCGCCGAGTCGGTCACCGGCTTCCGTACGGCGGTGCCCTTCCTGATCCTGTTCGGCGGGCTGCTGGTGTTGACCCGCAGGGCGCGGGCGGCGGGCGTCGCCGCCGTGGACGCGCCGCCGGTGGACCACCTGGCCGGGGCGTCGTGGGGGCGGCGGTGGGGGCTATGGGCGGCGGGCGCGGGGCTCCTGTGCATTGCGTTCTACACCGTCACCACGCCCTTCTGGAGCGGGCTGCTGGCGCAGGGGCTGGCCATCGCGCTCGTGTTCATGTCCTTCACCGTGGTGACCGGGCTGGGGGCGATGGTGTCGCTGGCGCAGGGCACCTTCGTGACCGGGGCGGCGCTCGTGGCCGGACTGCTCATGAGCCGGGGCTGGCCGTTCGTGGCGGCGCTGGCGGTGGGCACGTGCGCGGCGGCCCTGCTGGGGGCGCTGGTCGCGCTGCCGGCGCTGCGGCTGGGGGGCAGGTCCCTGGCGCTGGCCACGCTGGCGCTGGCGTTCCTGGCCGACCAAGTGCTGTTCCAGTTGAGATGGCTGCGGAACGGCGACACGGGGTGGTCGATCCCGCGGCCGGTGTTCGGGCCGGTGGACCTGTCCGACGACCGGGCGCTGGGGGTGGCCCTGGTGGTGCTGGTCGCGCTGGTCGCAGCCGGGCTGAGCGCCCTGCGGAACTCCCCGTCGGGACGCGCCATGCTGGCGGTGCGGTCGGCTCCGGCAGCGGCGGCGGCCTCGGGGGTGTCGGTACTGCGCACGAAACTGCTGCTGTTCACCCTGTCCGCCGGGCTGGCCGGGTTCGGGGGCGTGCTGTACGCGTCGTACAACACCCGGATCACGGCCACGGACTTCACGGCGATGACGGGGCTGGTGTGGCTGGCGGTGGTGGTGGCGGCGGGTGTGCGGCGGCCGCAGTACGCGGTGGTGGCCGGGCTGGTGTACGCGGTGGCCCCGCGGCTGCTGTCCGACTACGTGACGGAGTCCGCTCACCTGCCGGTGATCCTGTTCGGCCTGGCGGGGCTGGCCCTGGCCAACGATCCGGACGGGTATTGCGCGGCCGTGCCGGTGCGGCTGGCGAAGCGGCGGGCGGTGGGCCCTGCGGGCGGCTCGTCCCCCACCCCGCCCCTTCCCGAACCGGGGCTCCGCCCAAGACCCCGCTCCTCGAACGCCGGAGGGGCTGAAAGAACGGCCTCGCCGGCGTTTGAGGCGCGGGGGGTCGGGGGCGGAGCCCCCGACGGGTCCGGGCGGAGCCCGGTTTCGGGAAGGGGCGGGGTGGGGGAAGGCCCCGCAGGGGCCGCGCCCGCACTCGCGCTGCGCGGGGTCACGGCCGGGTACGACGGGGGGTTGGTCCTGCACGGGGTCGGTCTCGACGTCCGCAAGGGGGAGATCCTCGCCCTGCTCGGGCCCAACGGCGCCGGGAAGAGCACCGCCTGCCGGGTCGCCGCCGGCTCGCTGCCCGTCTCGGGCGGAGCGGTGTACGTGAGCGGGCGGGACGCCACCCGCGACGGCGCCGTGCGGCGGGCGCGGGCCGGGGTGCTGCTCGCCCCCGAGGGGCGGGGGATCTTCCCCGCGCTCACCATCGAGGAGAACCTGGCCCTGTACCTCAAGGAGGCCGACGCGCGGGCCACCGTCTACGCCCGCTTCCCCCGGCTCGCGCAGCGGCGCGGGATTCCCGCCGGGGCACTGTCCGGCGGCGAGCAGCAGATGCTCGCCCTGGCACCGCTGCTGCAGCGGCCGCCCGCGGTGCTGATCGCCGACGAGCCCTCGCTCGGGCTCGCCCCGCGCGTGGTGGAGGAGGTGTACGCGCTGCTCACCGAGCTCCGCGACGCCGGCACCGCGCTGCTCCTGGTGGAGGAGAAGGCGGCCGGGATCCTGGGCGTCGCCGACACCGTGGCCTACCTCTCCCAGGGCCGGGTGTCCTGGTGCGGCCCCCGGGCCGAGGTGGAGGCGGACCGGCTCACCGAGGCCTACCTGGGGAGGGGGACATGA
- a CDS encoding ABC transporter ATP-binding protein, producing the protein MSGYVLEASGVSVRFGGVRALTGVGLGIRAGEVCGLIGPNGAGKTTLFDVLSGIRRPDRGRMLLDGADITRRSPVWRARHGMRRTFQRQQLFGQLSVADNVLVAQEWRGGGGGLAADLLALPARRARERARRTRGERVLADCGIGALGATYAGGLPVGQARMVELARAAADPPRVLLLDEPASGMSAPERERLAAVVRRLAEEGCAVLLVEHNVAFVMDLCTRVVVLDLGTVLAEGTPAGVRADPLVREAYLGAT; encoded by the coding sequence ATGAGCGGCTACGTGCTGGAAGCCAGCGGTGTCAGCGTGCGGTTCGGCGGGGTCAGGGCGCTGACCGGGGTGGGCCTGGGGATCCGGGCGGGCGAGGTGTGCGGGCTGATCGGACCCAACGGCGCCGGGAAGACGACGCTGTTCGACGTCCTGTCCGGAATCCGGCGGCCCGACCGGGGGCGGATGCTGCTGGACGGGGCGGACATCACGCGCCGCTCCCCCGTGTGGCGGGCCCGGCACGGGATGCGCCGGACGTTTCAGCGACAGCAGTTGTTCGGTCAGCTCAGCGTGGCCGACAACGTGCTGGTGGCGCAGGAGTGGCGGGGCGGCGGGGGCGGCCTGGCCGCCGACCTGCTCGCCCTTCCGGCCCGACGGGCCCGGGAGCGGGCGCGCCGCACCCGCGGCGAGCGGGTGCTGGCCGACTGCGGGATCGGCGCGCTCGGGGCCACGTACGCCGGCGGGCTGCCCGTCGGGCAGGCCCGGATGGTCGAGCTGGCGCGTGCGGCGGCCGATCCGCCGCGGGTGCTGCTGCTGGACGAACCGGCGTCCGGCATGTCGGCGCCCGAGCGCGAGCGGCTCGCGGCGGTGGTGCGGCGGCTGGCGGAGGAGGGCTGTGCGGTGCTGCTGGTCGAGCACAACGTGGCCTTCGTGATGGACCTCTGCACGCGGGTCGTCGTACTGGACCTCGGGACGGTGCTGGCCGAGGGCACGCCGGCCGGGGTACGGGCGGACCCGCTGGTGCGGGAGGCGTACCTCGGGGCCACCTAA
- a CDS encoding aldo/keto reductase yields MNQVPAIKLNNGTLMPQLGFGVWQVPDAEAEHAVGTALEAGYRSIDTAAIYGNEKGTGKAVAASGLPREELFVTTKLWNGPKQTWGRDEVLRAFDDSLAKLGLDHVDLYLIHWPRPMRDDFVAIWKTFEEIAASGRAKAVGVSNFRTEDLDRIAAESALVPAVNQVELHPLHPQAALRAEHAARGIVTEAWSPLGQGKELLTLPAVTAIADAHGRSAAQVVLRWHLQHGNVVIPKSVTPARIRENLDVFGFELDAAEMAALDALGAGAAGRRIGPDPAEFDV; encoded by the coding sequence GTGAACCAGGTCCCGGCCATCAAGCTCAACAACGGCACGCTCATGCCCCAGCTCGGCTTCGGTGTCTGGCAGGTGCCGGACGCGGAGGCGGAGCACGCCGTGGGGACCGCCCTGGAGGCCGGTTACCGCAGCATCGACACGGCCGCCATCTACGGCAACGAGAAGGGCACGGGCAAGGCCGTCGCCGCTTCCGGGCTGCCGCGCGAGGAACTGTTCGTCACTACCAAGCTGTGGAACGGCCCGAAGCAGACGTGGGGCCGCGACGAGGTGCTGCGCGCCTTCGACGACTCCCTCGCCAAGCTGGGCCTCGACCACGTCGACCTGTACCTGATCCACTGGCCGCGCCCGATGCGCGACGACTTCGTCGCCATCTGGAAGACCTTCGAGGAGATCGCCGCGAGCGGCCGCGCCAAGGCGGTCGGCGTGTCGAACTTCCGCACCGAGGACCTGGACCGGATCGCCGCCGAGAGCGCCCTCGTGCCGGCCGTGAACCAGGTCGAGCTGCACCCGCTGCACCCCCAGGCCGCGCTGCGCGCCGAGCACGCCGCGCGCGGGATCGTGACCGAGGCGTGGTCCCCGCTGGGCCAGGGCAAGGAGCTCCTGACCCTGCCCGCCGTCACCGCCATCGCCGACGCGCACGGCCGCAGCGCCGCGCAGGTGGTGTTGCGCTGGCACCTCCAGCACGGGAACGTCGTGATCCCGAAGTCCGTGACTCCCGCCCGCATCCGGGAGAACCTGGACGTCTTCGGCTTCGAGCTGGACGCGGCCGAGATGGCTGCGCTGGACGCCCTGGGTGCGGGCGCGGCGGGCCGCCGGATCGGCCCGGACCCGGCCGAATTCGACGTGTGA
- a CDS encoding RICIN domain-containing protein, which yields MNLPEGIYRIRNVDSGLVLQLEGASRVRVGPDGPPAPPAARRWLIAPVHSGGGIFHLVSEDNERRLDVANASTESGARVQVWRANAFGAQEWIVEEHLDAPGVVSLIACISGLPLEADAEGRVRQGEDTDSPSQWWRLEPA from the coding sequence TTGAACCTTCCCGAAGGGATCTACCGGATCCGCAACGTGGACAGCGGGCTGGTGCTCCAGCTGGAGGGCGCCTCCCGGGTGCGGGTCGGCCCGGACGGGCCGCCCGCCCCGCCGGCCGCCCGCCGGTGGCTGATCGCGCCGGTGCACAGCGGCGGCGGGATCTTCCACCTGGTGAGCGAGGACAACGAGCGGCGCCTGGACGTGGCGAACGCGTCGACGGAGAGTGGTGCCCGGGTGCAGGTGTGGCGGGCCAACGCCTTCGGCGCGCAGGAGTGGATCGTCGAGGAGCACCTCGACGCCCCGGGGGTGGTGTCCTTGATCGCCTGTATCAGCGGCCTGCCGCTGGAGGCCGACGCGGAGGGCCGGGTCCGGCAGGGCGAGGACACCGACTCCCCGTCCCAGTGGTGGCGGCTGGAGCCGGCGTAG
- a CDS encoding class I SAM-dependent methyltransferase — MTTHIPTAKPLLDYDAEAEVYDASRGGTPRAEAAAAAVLSLLPADVATLLDLGCGTGIVTARLTRPGLRVLGADASHGMAAAALRRGVPVTLADAVRLPVRSGSLDAVSAVWLLHLLREPGLVPAVLAEAARVLRPGGVLVATVDKDSAHDVGSDIDAVFAAHLTPTPSDASGEVEAHAARAGLRPGGEAHFTGHGQGRTPRGSAEALLAGRYASRIVPRGITAAELAARLELLPDQDTPRPEPTYRLRSFVRV; from the coding sequence ATGACCACGCACATACCGACCGCGAAACCCCTGCTCGACTACGACGCGGAGGCCGAAGTCTACGACGCCTCCCGCGGCGGCACCCCTCGCGCCGAGGCCGCCGCGGCGGCCGTCCTCAGCCTCCTCCCGGCGGACGTGGCCACCCTCCTCGACCTCGGCTGCGGCACGGGCATCGTCACCGCCCGGCTCACGCGCCCCGGACTGCGCGTCCTGGGCGCCGACGCGTCCCACGGCATGGCCGCCGCCGCGCTGCGCCGCGGCGTCCCCGTGACCCTCGCCGACGCCGTCCGGCTGCCCGTGCGTTCGGGCTCGCTGGACGCGGTGAGCGCGGTGTGGCTGCTGCACCTGCTGCGGGAGCCCGGGCTGGTGCCCGCGGTCCTCGCCGAGGCGGCCCGCGTGCTGCGGCCCGGCGGGGTCCTCGTCGCCACCGTGGACAAGGACTCCGCGCACGACGTCGGCAGCGACATCGACGCCGTCTTCGCCGCGCACCTGACCCCGACCCCCTCGGACGCCTCCGGGGAGGTCGAGGCCCACGCGGCCCGGGCGGGCCTGCGCCCCGGCGGCGAGGCGCACTTCACCGGCCACGGCCAGGGCCGCACCCCGCGCGGCTCCGCCGAGGCGCTGCTCGCGGGACGGTACGCCTCACGCATCGTCCCGCGCGGCATCACCGCAGCGGAGCTGGCCGCCCGGCTGGAGCTGCTGCCCGACCAGGACACCCCGCGCCCGGAGCCGACGTACCGCCTGCGGAGCTTCGTACGGGTGTGA
- a CDS encoding 4a-hydroxytetrahydrobiopterin dehydratase: MPSEPLSQKEIEDRLRELPGWAFENDRIIRTYRLGTHFAASALVSHIASVQEELNHHSDLTLGYNTVRLSVNSHDAGGVVTETDFALAERVESLAPAHGAS, encoded by the coding sequence ATGCCGAGTGAACCGCTGTCGCAGAAGGAGATCGAGGACCGCCTGAGGGAACTCCCCGGCTGGGCCTTCGAGAACGACCGGATCATCCGTACCTACCGACTGGGCACGCACTTCGCGGCCAGCGCGCTGGTCTCCCACATCGCATCCGTCCAGGAGGAGTTGAACCACCACTCCGACCTGACGCTCGGCTACAACACCGTGCGGCTCTCGGTGAACAGCCACGACGCCGGAGGCGTGGTGACCGAGACCGACTTCGCCCTCGCCGAGCGCGTCGAGTCCCTCGCCCCCGCCCACGGCGCGAGCTGA
- a CDS encoding hydroxysqualene dehydroxylase — MAGTGSSRRTFIAGTGAAALSAQAAATLAAPAAAAATAAAAPPAPPAPPSPNGRRVAVLGGGVAGLTAAHELAERGYAVTVYERRALGGKARSMDVPGSARGGRRPLPAEHGFRFIPGIYHNLPDTMRRIPFAGNANGVWDNLVAPPEMMFARAGGREDLRGPIPWPGHSPAALTPEEVRRALSGILQTMVRLPLHETAYFVDRVLVFLTSCDERRTEVWENTPWWEFTRAARMSNEYQRILAVGVTRNIVATKAEEASTRTVGTLGEAFVFNLLGRGADGPPDRILNLPTNEAWIDPWEAHLRSLGVEFRIGWAVREVQYGNGRVSGVVVEGPDGARQTVTADHYVSALPVEHARRTWSAGLRAADPMLGRCDRLQTDWMTGIQFYLTERAPLVHGHLNCIDSPWSLTAIQQAEHWPSRNFPADYGDGAAVDCLSVDISEWDKAGILYGKTAKQCTRDEVAREVWAQLKASLNDTGKTPLSDSKLHSWFLDPGVDGLGTPNPTNQDELLIHPVGTLRNRPSADTRVPNFFLSGDYVAVDIDLATMEGANASARAAVNSLLDRDGSTARRCTVRPLYRSPEMESAKRHDLWRYRLGLRNVFDVG; from the coding sequence ATGGCCGGCACCGGAAGTTCCAGGCGTACGTTCATCGCGGGCACGGGCGCCGCGGCCCTGTCGGCCCAGGCCGCGGCGACCCTGGCGGCTCCGGCCGCGGCCGCCGCGACGGCCGCGGCGGCACCGCCCGCGCCACCCGCACCGCCCTCGCCGAACGGCCGGCGCGTCGCCGTCCTCGGCGGCGGGGTGGCGGGCCTGACCGCGGCGCACGAACTCGCCGAGCGCGGCTACGCCGTCACGGTGTACGAACGCCGGGCGCTAGGCGGCAAGGCCCGCAGCATGGACGTACCGGGCAGTGCCCGCGGCGGGCGCAGACCGCTGCCCGCCGAGCACGGCTTCCGCTTCATCCCGGGCATCTACCACAACCTGCCCGACACCATGCGGCGGATCCCCTTCGCGGGCAACGCGAACGGCGTGTGGGACAACCTGGTGGCCCCGCCCGAGATGATGTTCGCCCGCGCCGGGGGCCGCGAGGACCTGCGCGGCCCCATCCCCTGGCCCGGCCACTCCCCCGCCGCCCTCACGCCCGAGGAGGTGCGGCGCGCCCTCTCCGGCATCCTGCAGACCATGGTGCGGCTGCCGCTGCACGAGACGGCGTACTTCGTCGACCGCGTGCTCGTCTTCCTCACCAGCTGCGACGAGCGGCGGACCGAGGTCTGGGAGAACACCCCGTGGTGGGAGTTCACCCGGGCCGCGCGGATGTCGAACGAGTACCAGCGCATCCTGGCCGTCGGCGTCACCCGCAACATCGTGGCGACCAAGGCGGAGGAGGCCTCCACCCGCACGGTCGGCACCCTCGGCGAGGCCTTCGTCTTCAACCTGCTGGGCCGCGGGGCGGACGGCCCGCCGGACCGGATCCTCAACCTGCCGACCAACGAGGCGTGGATCGACCCGTGGGAGGCCCATCTGCGCTCCCTCGGCGTGGAGTTCAGGATCGGCTGGGCGGTACGGGAGGTGCAGTACGGCAACGGCCGGGTGAGCGGGGTCGTGGTCGAGGGCCCGGACGGCGCTCGGCAGACCGTGACCGCCGACCACTACGTCAGCGCGCTGCCCGTCGAGCACGCCCGGCGCACCTGGAGCGCGGGGCTGCGGGCCGCCGATCCGATGCTGGGGCGCTGCGACAGGCTCCAGACCGACTGGATGACCGGCATCCAGTTCTACCTCACCGAGCGGGCGCCGCTGGTGCACGGCCACCTCAACTGCATCGACTCGCCCTGGTCGTTGACGGCGATCCAGCAGGCCGAGCACTGGCCGTCGCGGAACTTCCCCGCCGACTACGGCGACGGGGCGGCGGTCGACTGCCTGTCGGTGGACATCTCCGAGTGGGACAAGGCGGGGATCCTGTACGGGAAGACGGCCAAGCAGTGCACCCGCGACGAGGTGGCGCGCGAGGTGTGGGCCCAGCTGAAGGCCTCCCTGAACGACACCGGGAAGACCCCGCTGTCCGACTCCAAGCTGCATTCGTGGTTCCTGGACCCCGGGGTGGACGGGCTCGGCACCCCGAACCCCACCAACCAGGACGAGCTGCTGATCCACCCGGTCGGCACCCTCCGCAACCGGCCGAGCGCGGACACGCGCGTACCGAACTTCTTCCTCAGCGGGGACTACGTCGCCGTCGACATCGACCTGGCGACGATGGAGGGCGCCAACGCCTCGGCCCGCGCGGCCGTCAACAGCCTGCTGGACCGGGACGGTTCGACGGCGCGGCGGTGCACCGTCCGGCCGCTGTACCGGTCGCCGGAGATGGAGTCCGCCAAGCGGCACGACCTGTGGCGGTACCGCCTCGGCCTGCGCAACGTCTTCGATGTCGGCTGA
- a CDS encoding helix-turn-helix domain-containing protein gives MTTSTPTVGALLRTWRERRGISQLELAGRADSSSRHISFIETGRSRPSEEMLLRLADRLDVPVRERNSLLLAAGYAPHYAQTALDDPSMETLREGIERLLTGYEPYPALVVDAVYNVVAANRGTLMLLDGLPEHLLTPPLNAMRITLHPEGLAPRIRNLREWRGHLLAQMERQIALARSEPLRALYEEVSSYPVAERRGDGEPEEAVPYIALPLVIEHDGHLLSFVSSIATFNTPMDVTVAELAIETMLPADPATVKYLRSLGD, from the coding sequence ATGACCACCTCGACGCCCACGGTCGGCGCCCTGCTCCGCACATGGCGGGAGCGGCGCGGCATCAGCCAGCTGGAGCTGGCGGGCCGCGCCGACTCCTCGTCCCGGCACATCAGCTTCATCGAGACGGGGCGCTCCCGGCCGAGCGAGGAGATGCTGCTCCGGCTCGCCGACCGCCTCGACGTCCCGGTACGGGAGCGCAACTCCCTCCTCCTCGCGGCGGGTTACGCCCCGCACTATGCGCAGACCGCGCTGGACGACCCGTCGATGGAGACCCTGCGCGAGGGCATCGAGCGGCTGCTGACCGGATACGAGCCCTATCCGGCGCTGGTCGTGGACGCCGTGTACAACGTCGTCGCCGCCAACCGGGGCACCCTGATGCTGCTGGACGGTCTGCCGGAGCACCTGCTGACGCCGCCGCTGAACGCGATGCGGATCACCCTGCACCCCGAGGGCCTGGCGCCGAGGATCCGCAACCTCAGGGAGTGGCGCGGTCACCTGCTCGCGCAGATGGAGCGCCAGATCGCCCTGGCCCGCTCCGAGCCGCTGCGCGCGCTGTACGAGGAGGTCTCCTCCTACCCGGTGGCCGAACGCCGGGGCGACGGCGAACCGGAGGAGGCCGTCCCGTACATCGCGCTCCCGCTGGTCATCGAGCACGACGGCCACCTGCTGTCCTTCGTGTCGTCCATCGCGACCTTCAACACGCCGATGGACGTGACCGTCGCCGAGCTGGCCATCGAGACGATGCTCCCGGCCGACCCGGCGACGGTGAAGTACCTGCGCTCACTCGGCGACTGA
- a CDS encoding toxin-antitoxin system, toxin component: MRTTRAMRKLGSELLEGARLTAPADVGEIIGALCAAYAGRRGGDRKVDFHFTSFPPDTASGLWLELDDVDLIVVEQHTRPEHQLVIACHELWHLDEGTCDSVGPGMLAAARLAGEGRPGRLAALLASDAGLDAVVRQAAARADQGDPAEIRAETFGLHLGTLLRSYLPSPREQQFPEAIERIKSSLGWGSPVPRRDQHQPVAASLTPMPSARP, encoded by the coding sequence ATGAGGACCACACGGGCCATGCGCAAGCTGGGCTCCGAACTGCTGGAGGGCGCACGCCTGACGGCCCCGGCCGATGTCGGGGAGATCATCGGGGCGCTGTGCGCGGCCTACGCCGGGCGGCGCGGCGGGGATCGGAAGGTGGACTTCCACTTCACCTCCTTCCCGCCCGACACCGCGAGCGGACTGTGGCTGGAGCTGGACGACGTCGACCTGATCGTCGTCGAGCAGCACACCCGGCCCGAGCACCAGCTCGTCATCGCGTGCCACGAGCTGTGGCACCTGGACGAGGGGACCTGCGACAGCGTCGGCCCGGGCATGCTGGCGGCCGCCCGCCTCGCGGGAGAGGGACGCCCCGGCCGCCTCGCCGCCCTGCTGGCCTCCGACGCCGGGCTGGACGCGGTCGTCCGGCAGGCGGCCGCACGCGCCGACCAGGGGGATCCGGCGGAGATCCGGGCCGAGACCTTCGGCCTGCACCTCGGCACCCTCCTGCGCTCCTACCTGCCGTCGCCCCGGGAGCAGCAGTTCCCCGAGGCGATCGAACGCATCAAGTCCTCACTCGGCTGGGGAAGCCCCGTGCCGCGCCGTGACCAGCACCAGCCAGTCGCCGCATCCCTCACGCCGATGCCCTCAGCACGGCCCTGA
- a CDS encoding NAD(P)/FAD-dependent oxidoreductase: MNQSSPPRHVVVIGGSLAGLLAAAVLAEHATVTVIDADPLPEGPAPRRGLPQARHTHLLWSGGARAIERILPGITDDWTKAGAIRRSLPTDLVTKTAQGWIPRCGEKQFNISCSRDLLDSVVRARVTGLAGVSTLQQSRVRGLEGTAARVTGVRVDTPEERDRLVTADLVVDASGRGSRARTWLQALGVSGIRQAEVDSGLVYATRIFEAPAGAHEMGFPIVNVQSDPRVPVPGQTATIVPIENGQWQATLSGTRGGQPTGDPDAFIPFAKSVRDPIVGELLEGRKPLTDVAVTQGTANRRIYFEKAELPDGFFAVGDSVATFNPLYGQGMSVAAQGLLAVRTLLRGKGLAHPGIGREAQRVIAPQVGTAWELATSQDILYPGATGMKPRAGTNVLNGYVNRLMTGATTDEALTAALFNVLTMSIEPTHWLRPSVVWHVMRASDRGALKAPPLTAAERAVAGLDPTPGAGTGAGSGRGGGGGGAPTGPATDPVGPADPVGQAR, from the coding sequence ATGAACCAGTCCTCACCGCCCCGCCACGTCGTCGTCATAGGCGGCAGTCTGGCCGGCCTCCTCGCGGCCGCTGTCCTCGCCGAGCACGCCACGGTCACCGTCATCGACGCCGACCCGCTGCCCGAGGGGCCTGCCCCGCGCCGCGGGCTCCCGCAGGCCCGGCACACCCATCTCCTGTGGTCGGGCGGTGCCCGGGCCATCGAGCGGATCCTGCCCGGCATCACCGACGACTGGACGAAGGCCGGCGCCATCCGCCGCAGCCTGCCCACCGACCTGGTCACCAAGACCGCCCAGGGCTGGATCCCGCGCTGCGGGGAGAAGCAGTTCAACATCTCCTGCAGCCGCGACCTCCTCGACTCGGTGGTCCGCGCCCGCGTCACCGGCCTCGCCGGCGTGTCCACCCTCCAGCAGAGCCGGGTGCGGGGCCTGGAGGGCACGGCGGCCCGGGTGACCGGCGTCCGGGTCGACACCCCCGAGGAGCGGGACCGGCTGGTGACGGCCGATCTCGTGGTCGACGCCAGCGGCCGCGGATCGCGGGCCCGGACGTGGCTCCAGGCGCTCGGCGTGAGCGGCATCCGGCAGGCCGAGGTCGACTCCGGGCTCGTCTACGCGACCCGGATCTTCGAGGCGCCCGCAGGCGCGCACGAGATGGGTTTCCCCATCGTCAACGTGCAGTCCGACCCGCGGGTGCCCGTGCCCGGGCAGACCGCCACGATCGTGCCCATCGAGAACGGCCAGTGGCAGGCCACCCTGTCCGGCACCCGCGGCGGCCAGCCCACCGGCGACCCCGACGCGTTCATCCCGTTCGCCAAGTCCGTCCGCGACCCGATCGTCGGCGAGCTCCTGGAGGGCCGCAAGCCCCTCACGGACGTCGCCGTCACCCAGGGCACCGCCAACCGCCGGATCTACTTCGAGAAGGCCGAGCTGCCCGACGGCTTCTTCGCCGTCGGCGACTCCGTCGCCACCTTCAACCCGCTGTACGGACAGGGCATGAGCGTCGCCGCCCAGGGACTGCTGGCCGTACGCACCCTGCTGCGGGGCAAGGGCCTGGCCCATCCCGGGATCGGCCGCGAGGCGCAGCGCGTGATCGCGCCCCAGGTCGGCACCGCCTGGGAGCTCGCCACGTCGCAGGACATCCTCTATCCGGGCGCCACCGGGATGAAGCCGCGCGCCGGCACCAACGTCCTGAACGGCTACGTCAACCGCCTGATGACGGGAGCCACCACGGACGAGGCGCTCACCGCCGCCCTGTTCAACGTCCTCACCATGAGCATCGAGCCCACCCACTGGCTCCGCCCGTCGGTGGTCTGGCACGTGATGCGCGCCTCCGACCGGGGCGCGCTGAAGGCGCCGCCGCTCACCGCCGCGGAGCGGGCCGTCGCCGGGCTCGACCCGACGCCCGGAGCGGGCACCGGCGCCGGCTCCGGCAGAGGGGGCGGGGGCGGCGGCGCCCCCACCGGTCCGGCAACCGATCCGGTCGGCCCAGCCGACCCCGTCGGACAGGCCCGATGA